From the genome of Ziziphus jujuba cultivar Dongzao chromosome 4, ASM3175591v1:
TCACTTGGGTTGTACAGAGATTATTGatctttattttgatatatagatatatatactcttatttattaaataagataatcattttactttttaaaattttttaaaaaaaattatataataagttCCATAATTAACATTATACAACTTTGATTTATGAGGTTAATCTGATTTATTTTATACGATATCGAAATAAGGCTAAATGATTGGCGGTTATAGCATAAATGTACAATAATCTTCATCTAATTTCTAAGCTTTACACTTTTGAAGATTCAAAAAGAGTATCTTCCCCTTCACGTAGGCGGATCACAAGAGAGGCTGTCTTGTCTATGTCCAATTTTATCCATTAATCAATTCAATATGATACATGCATTCCTTCCAATTTTCTCCATGTTCGGCTATCAACTTTTTCAACTGTTATACAACAGACTATCAACTTTTTTGAACTGTTATAGAAACGAAACACGAAAATCCCACTTCGAATTATCCAGTTGTTATACATTACAAGGAATGACGAGATTATTTacccataagaaaaaaaaaaaaaaaaaaaaaaagaggagaaaaTAGAGCCAAAAGAGGTTAGCAGAAAATAACGACAATAACGTAATCTCAACTAAAACGAATGTGGACGTATAGTTgggttttgttcattcaaaaaaaaaaaaaaaaaaaaacaaaaggccaAATATCCGAAACAGTTTGCGTCCACGTGGACGAGTAGGGGATGTGTTTGGCTTCATCAGGCTTAGTTGGCGAAACTGGATTGAAAGGTTAAGAGGCAAATCAACGATATATTGGCATGGGCAAACAAAGCCCATTGAAATTTGTTGTTTGACTTTTCCCCTGAATGTGATCCTCCTCTCTTCTTGTGTGCTAggcaacaaaattatttattgttttattttttatttttttttattaattcaattcatAGTCTCAGTCTCTCCGGGAACAGAGCGAAAAACGACCCAGACCCAGAGACTGAAAGAGAGAATCAGAAAGCTATGGCTTCCTGGAATTCGATTCCTCTGGAATTGACATACGAAGTTCTGGGTTGGATCGCTTTTGCTTCTTGGTCTATTAGTTTCTACCCACAAGTCATCTTGAATTTCCGCCGAAAAAGGtacttcctttttattttattttatttttcccccaaaaagattggatttttttgttttcgacTTTGTTCTTACCCATCAatttaatctcttttttttttttttttaataaattttctctGGGATTGGGCGTGTAGTGTTGTGGGGTTGAATTTTGATTTCGTGGTGCTGAATTTGACGAAGCACTCCTCCTATCTCATATACAACGCCACCCTTTACTTTAGCTCCGCCGTTCAAAAGCAGTACTTGGAGAAGTATGGCTATGGAGAGGTTTGTGTTTCTGGCTTTCGGTTCATAAAGAAACAGTTTTATTGTATAATCTGCGCTCAGTAGTTGTTTACAATCATGTATGCTTGTTGATGAATATAGAAGTAAAATGCTAGTTGGAGGATATCGAACAATTTAGTTTGAGCTTAAATAACACCTTGTTTAAATTGCCTTCCCTTGCCCTACATAACTCTAAAAGGggtaatttaattgtttttttttaattatttttttatgtgttttgaATGCGTTAGAATGGCTAAACATGAataggctatatatatatatatatattctaattaatCGCCTGCAAAATCAAATCTAAATTCGGTACAGGGTATAGCCTTTGCATGATAAAAGAAGGATGCAAAATATCAAGCTAGTTTGGTGTATTTCTTGCATAAAGCAAAAATTTCTGTCACTAGTTcctttttgtctttctttttcttatatgaGCTATTATTGATCGCAGATGATACCCGTGGCAGCAAATGATGTTGCTTTCTCGGCTCATGCTGTTCTATTGACAGCAATTACCTTGTTTCAAATTGCAATTTATGAAGTAAGTGATTTTTCACTTCACTAAGTTTTATGTGATTCTTCTGTGGTATAGTTTGAAAAGCCTGATATCGTTTTGAATTTTGCATTCTTTTGGTGGATTTGTGTAGCGAGGACCTCAAAAAGTCTCAAAGATTACTATTGCAATTGTTTCTGCTGTATGGTTAGGAGCTGGAGTCTGTGTTTTCATTGCTTTGCCGAACCATTCTTGGCTTTGGTTGATCTCTGTATTCAAGTAAGATGATAATCTCTTAAATCTTTGTGTTTTAGTCTTTAGTGTCttactttcctattatttccTTCTTGTTGGAATGTTTCGAAAGTCATGATTTTTAGCCCATCTTTTATCTTGGTACTTCTTCTTTAGTtgtaattcttcttcttctctataTCTACCACACTAATTAATCGAAACCCTGCTCAATTTGGTTACTTGATGGGTTAGCATCGTCATAAATAGCTGTGCAGAATGTAACTTTTACTTTCATTCTTTTCGCTTAGAGAGCAGAAACAAAGTTTACTTTCCTGTTCTGCTTTGTAAATGTACCTTGATATGAAACTGTGCGGTTAAATTTCCTTTGGAACTAAATTGAGATCAATTGTTACAGCTCAA
Proteins encoded in this window:
- the LOC107415207 gene encoding cystinosin homolog, with the protein product MASWNSIPLELTYEVLGWIAFASWSISFYPQVILNFRRKSVVGLNFDFVVLNLTKHSSYLIYNATLYFSSAVQKQYLEKYGYGEMIPVAANDVAFSAHAVLLTAITLFQIAIYERGPQKVSKITIAIVSAVWLGAGVCVFIALPNHSWLWLISVFNSIQVFMTLIKYIPQAIMNFTRKSTDGFSIGNILLDFTGGIANYLQMAVQSIDQNSWVNFYGNIGKTLLSLISIFFDLLFMCQHYLLYPKNRALIPLISSKDGKEPLIKPSSSDQPKPENVDHPQLENV